The following nucleotide sequence is from Cytophagia bacterium CHB2.
CATGCTTCGCGCTGCAACGGATCAAAACAAAAAACCCAACATGAAAATCGCTTTCAGTTGGGTTCAGCAAAAATTGTAAGCACGCTGCGCAAACACTCACGCCAAAGCTTTTTCCAGTGGCGTATAAGGCAGATCGAAGGCCTCTGCCACGCCCTTGTACGTCACCACGCCGTGCGTGATGTTAACGCCATAGGCCAGCGCCTGGGACTTACGCACGCTGTCCGGGTAGCCCTGATTCGCGAGTTGAATCGCATACGGCAAAGTAGCATTGGTCAAAGCAAAAGTTGACGTCATGGGCACGGCGCCCGGCATATTCGCCACGCCATAGTGTACGATGCCATCGACTTCATACGTGGGCTGGTCGTGGGTGGTGGGATGAATCGTTTCCACACAACCGCCTTGATCCACCGCAACATCGACGATCACCGAACCCTTTTTCATGCCGGAGAGCATCTCGCGCGTGATGAGATGCGGGGCTTTCGCGCCCGGAATGAGCACACCGCCAACAACCAGATCCGCATCCGCAATGGCTTTGCGGATGTTGGCGGGATTCGACATTACGGT
It contains:
- a CDS encoding alanine dehydrogenase, producing GGVPGVEPANVAIIGGGVVGTNAAKIAAGFGAHVTILDLSLDRLRYLDDVMPKNVQTVMSNPANIRKAIADADLVVGGVLIPGAKAPHLITREMLSGMKKGSVIVDVAVDQGGCVETIHPTTHDQPTYEVDGIVHYGVANMPGAVPMTSTFALTNATLPYAIQLANQGYPDSVRKSQALAYGVNITHGVVTYKGVAEAFDLPYTPLEKALA